The genomic interval TGATTTCATACCCCTTTGCGAGCGAGTAGGTGTGGTATTCGGTCTCGTAGATGCCGTGTGCGCCGCCCGTGTAGCTCGACCGCGTGATGACGTAGGTGAGCAGCGAATCCTGCACGCTGCCCTCCGCTTCGACCGATATTTCGTAGGACTGCGTCGGCCGGATGTCCGCCGTGTAGATCGTGTCGATCTCCCGGACGGCGGCGGCGATCGCTTCCCGTACCGACCCGGTCTGCTCCCCGGTCTGGAAGAAGTAGCGGATGTTGGCCTGCTCGACGGCTTGCAGCGCCGGGGATTCCGCGGCGTTCAGGATCGTGGCGAACCGGTATTCGATCCGGCATCCGGCGCCGCTGTCTCCGAGCAGCGTATCGACGCTCACGGTCCCGAATGCGGGGCGTACCGGGCGTCGGTTGCAGGAGACGGCCAGCAGGAGTGCGGCGGCAGACAGCAGGAGTGCTTTTTTCATGGCGGAAGGGTTAAAGGGGTTATGTCCGGATAAAGATAGTCAAAAAGCGTGTTTTGCGGCCCTTTCCGAAAAAAAATCACATATTTTGTCCGAAAATTTTGGAGATTCGAAAGAAGACCTTATCTTTGCACCACGAAACTCAAACGGTGGATTCATCTAAGGGTTAGGATACATGCCTCTCACGCATGACATAGGGGTTCGAATCCCCTATCCACTACGAAGTAAAACGGCCATACGGAAGTATGGCCGTTTTACTTCGTGCCGTTCCGTGCCGTTCCCGTTCTGGGGGACGGCTTTTTGCTTCGGAGGGGGCATCGGCTCCGGTGTCGCCGCACGTTCCGGTACGCTTCCGTCGGCATCCCGGAAATGCCTGCCGGACGGAGAAAACGGCGGCGGCCGCCTTCGCAGGAAGGCGGCCGCCGCCGTTTTCTCCGTCCGGCAGGGGCGGGCTGCTATTTCTCGGTTTTCGCCTTGAATTTCTCCAACTGGCGTTTCAGGGCGTCGATCGCCTCGTCCACCGACTCCTCGAAGGCCTTGGACTGGTGGCAGGCCACCAGGTCCTCGCCCGGCATGTGCAGCGTGATGGTTGCGATCTTGTTTCCCTTTTCGTGGTCCTTATCGAGTTTCAGAATGACTTCGGCGCCCGTCGAGCGTTCCGCGAAGCGGTCCAGTTTCGTCATCTTGGCGTTCACGAATTCGACCAGCCGTTTGTCGGCGTCGAATTTCACGGATTGAATCTGTACGTTCATAGCCTTACAGTTTATTAAGTTAATCACTTCCCATCCTTTTCACGGGGATGGGCCTTCGCATAGACCTCCCGGAGCCTGGCTATGCTGTTGTGCGTGTAGACCTGCGTGGCCTGCAGCGAGGCGTGTCCGAGGAGCTCCTGTATCTCCCGCATATCCGCGCCGCCGTTCATCAGGTGCGTGGCGAACGTGTGCCGCAGGACGTGGGGGCTTTTCTTGCCCTGCACTCCGTTGCGCTCCAGTTCGCGGCGCACCGTGCGGTAAACCGCCGTGCGGGATATGCGCTCTCCTTTCCGTGTTAAAAATAGCGCTTTTTCTCCGGAATCGCAAATATTCTGCCGCTTAATCAGGTCGAGGTAGCGCAGAATCTTTTCGCGGACGGGCTCCGGTACGGGGACCATCCGCTCTTTGTCGCCCTTGCCGCGCACGCGCAGCGACATGGCGTCGTCCGACAGGTCGTCCCGGTCGATGCCCACCAGCTCGGCCAGCCGCAGTCCGCAGGCGTAGAGCATCAGTACGATCAGCGCGTCGCGTTCGGCGGCGAAGTCTCCGCTGTCGCGTTCGCACTCCCCGACGATGCCCTTCATGCGGCTCTCGGGCACGAAGGCCGGCAACCGGTGCGGAGTCCGGAGCGAGGCGATCGGACGCATGACGTCGTGCGTGACGGCGCCCGTGCGGAGCAGCCAGCGGAAGAGGGTCCTGAGCGACGAGACCTCGCGGTTCATCGACGCGGCGCCGATACCTCCCTGTTCGGTACGGTCGATGATCCATTCGCGCACCTGGTCCGTGGTGACGCTCTGCGGGTCGAACGAAGCGTCGTCGCAGTCGAGCCACGCCATGAACCGTTCGATGTCGCGGCGGTAGTTGCGGACGGTGAGCGGCGAGTAGCGCCGTTCGGCCTCGAGGTAGCGTATGAATTCCGGTAACATGCTGCAAATATAACGCAAGACGGGGCGTTTTTGGTGTGCGCGCCGCCGGATTGTTTTCTGCCGCCGGGATGCGGACGGGCTCCGGTCTTCGCCCCGTTTGGACGGGTTTCGCCCCGGTGTGGCCGGCGCGTCGTTTGGTGCTGCTTCCGGATTGTGCTATCTTTGTTCCCGAATTCCGATCGTATGAAACAGAACTGGAAACCCGGTACGGTGCTGTATCCGCTGCCGGCGGTGCTGGTGAGCTGCGGCGCCACCCCCGAAGAGTACAACATGCTGACAGTGGCCTGGACCGGGACGGTCTGCACGACGCCGCCCATGTGCTATATCTCCGTGCGGCCCGAGCGGCATTCCTATGCGGTCATCCGCCGCACGGGCGAGTTCGTCATCAACCTCACGACGCGTTCGATGGCGCGCGCTACGGACTGGTGCGGCGTCCGTTCGGGGCGCGATTTCGACAAGTTCCGCGAGACGGGGCTCACGCCCGTTCCGGCCGAACGGGTCGCGGCGCCCCTGATCGCCGAGGCGCCCGTCAGCATCGAGTGCCGCGTGCGTCAGGTGCTGCCGCTGGGCACGCACGACATGTTCCTGGCCGAAGTGGTGAACGTGCAGGCGGACGAAGCCTATATCGACCCCGCCACGGGGCGGTTCTGCCTCGAACGGGCCGAACCGATCGTCTATTCCCACGGCGAGTACTTCGCGCTGGGCGATGCGCTGGGCCGTTTCGGGTGGTCGGTCCGCCGGAAACGGCGGAAGCAGGGGCGGTGACGCTCCGGAACCGCGGAAACGGGGCGATTTTTATTTGGATTTTCCGCAATATTCCCTATATTTGTGAAGTCATGGTCTATTCTCAATAGAGCATGACTTTTTTCTTTTCGGAAAGAATTCTTTTTTACTCGGTGCAAATTTAGCGACTTTCCGCCCGTCGCGGTTCTCCGTACGTTCCATCCTGTTGCCGCTTTCGGTCAAAGTCCGGAAGTCGGATGCCGGGCCGGCGTTTCCGACGGGCGGGCGATCCGGCTGACGCATGACGTATCGGTGTGAATGCCAGTGAGATATTGCGTGACTATCTGCATGACACGTCCTTGCGGTATCTGCGTATCAGCTCCGACGGCGTACAGTGGAAATTCGCTTTGCAGAAGCGGTTGAAGCTGCTGTGCGAGTCGAAGCCGAACTTGGCCATGAGGTCCTTGATCGTCGTCTCCGGACAGGCGATCTCTCCGACGATGCGCTGGCATGTCTGTTTCAGCATCCAGTCGTGGGCCGTGTCGTTGAACTCGCTCTTGAACCGGCGCAGGAAGGTGCTGCGGCTCATGGGCGAGAGGTCGATCAGCTCCTTGAGCGAATGCACCTTCCGGTAGTTTTCGAAGACGAAATTGCGGAAGTCGAACGACCGACTGACGATCGGGTAGAAGAGCCCGGCGATCTCCTCCTTGCTGTAAAACCCGCGCAGATAGAAAAAGAGCTCCCGGTGTTTCATTTCGTGCAGGTGCGCGCAGCTCATGCCGTTCTTCAGGCAGAAGACGAGCAGGTCGAAGAAGGCGGTGAGCGGATACCGGATCTCGGTGGGGCGGAAATCGTAGCGCAGTTGCCGGCACAGCGTGTGATAGCTTTGCAGCACGAGCCGGTCGCAGCCGCTCTCGGGTTTCTCGAAGGCCATGTCCAGCAGCCGGACCCGTGTGAGCGTCCGTCCGCTGAACGCCGCCGAACGCGGTACGAGGATCATCTCGCCGGCCGAGAAGTCGCGGCCCGAGAACTGGTTGCAGTCGAGCGAGCAGCGCCCTTCCAGCAGGATCAGCAGGTGGTTCCTCCGCACGGTGTCGAGCCGTTCCGTTTCGCCGGCTTCGAGCTCTTCGTAGATGAAGCCGCTCCCGACGTCGGCCCGGTAGTGGTTGCAGGTCTGGTGTTCGCCTATATATAATAGGTCGTGCAGCAAAAGGGGGTTTTTCATGGGTCCAATCTGTTATTCGTTACGTTATGTTTCAGCAGTGTTTCAGCAAACGGTTTTGTTGTCGCTTGGTTTCCAGCAGGTTCCCGCTCCGGAGCCCGTCCGTTTCGGAATACGCCGCGCGCTGAAACGTATTTCCGTTTTATGTCGTTGAAAATCAGTTGTCGGCAGCCGGTCCGCTCTATTGAGAATAGAGCAGGGCGGAAGACAACGATATGAACAGAGTTTTACTGCCGTTTCTATTGATGCTGTTTTGCGGAATCGCGGAGGCGCATGCGCAGCGGCTGGCCGTCAAGAGCAACCTGCTCTACGATGCGACGACGACGGTCAATCTGGCGCTGGAGGCGGGATTCTCCGCGCGCTGGTCCGTGGACCTCTCGGGGAATCTCAATCCGTGGACTTTCTCCGGCAACCGGAAGGTGAAGCACTGGCTGGTGCAGCCCGAAATCCGGCGGTGGAACTGCGAGGCGTTCAACCGTGGCTTCTGGGGCGTGCACCTGTTGGGCGGACAGTACAACGCCGGCGGATTCCGGGTTCCGCTGCTGCCGACGCTCCGCCATACGCGCTACCAGGGATGGATGGTCGGCGGCGGCATAAGCTACGGCTACCATTGGTATCTTGGAGCGCACTGGAATCTCGAGGCGACCGTCGGTCTGGGGTATATCTATACGCGCTACGACCGGTTCGAGTGCTACCGTTGCGGGCGGGTCACCGGCCGCGACGAGCACCACGGCTACTGGGGCCCGACGCGTATCGGTATTTCGGTCGTCTATCTTTTCAATCACAAATAACTTTTGTCGGCATGAGGAAATTCTATCTTTTGCTCGTTTCGCTGTTCGTCTCCCTCGCCGGAGGTTCCGGAACGCTCCGGGCCCAGTTCCGCGGGGACATTCGGATGACATGCAAGCGGCTCGACGTGGACCGCGACGATTCGTTGCGGCTGGAGTTCGAGTTCCTGATCCGGAACCGGGCCGTCAATACCTGCCAGAGCTGGACGTTCGTGCCCGAGCTGAGTACGGCGGACGGGAAGCACTTCCGCTATTTTCCGCGCGTGGTGATCAACGGGAGGAACCGGCGGCGGATGACGGATCGCCGGAACCGTCTGACACGCAGGTTTTGGAGCGAGGAGCAGCCTTATCAGACCGTGAACGTGGCGGACGAGGAGCAGACGCTCGTGGACTATGCGGCGGCGGTTCCCTACGAGGAGTGGATGGGAGGCGCCTCGCTCAAATTGCAGGAGGTGCTCGCCTCCTGCGGCGGCAAGCGGCAGTTGCTCACCGTCGCGCTCGGCGACCGGATCGCCTTCCCGGCGCTGGAGCCTTACGTTCCGCAGGTCTCGGTCGTTTACTGCGAGCCGGGGCCCGAATCCAAGCAGCGGCTGGTGAAGGGCGAGGCGTTTCTCGATTTCCAGGTCGGCCGCTCGGCTATCCTTCCCGATTTCCGTCACAACGGCGAGGAGTTGGGCAAGATCCGCGCTGTCATCGACCGGATTCGCCGGGACGGCGACGGTGAGATCACCGATATTTTCATCGAGGGCTACGCCTCTCCGGACGGAAATGCCGAGCGGAACGCCGGTCTTTCGCTGGCCCGCGCCAAGGCGCTGAAGGATTACCTGCAACGGGCCTATGCGCTTCCCGAGGGGATTTTCCGCGTGAGCTCCGTGGGCGAGGACTGGAGCGGTCTGCGCCAGTTGGTCGAGGAGAGCGATCTGCCCGACCGCGAGCGGGTGCTCCGGATCATCGACGGGCCGCTGACGCCCGACGGAAAGGAACAGGCGCTCCGGGCGACGGGCCGGACGTGGCAGCGGTTGCTGACCGATATCTTCCCGCAGCTCCGCCACGTGGACTATCAGGTGCGTTACGATCTGCGTGATTATACTTTCGAGGAGTCGCTCTCCGTGGCCGAACATGCGCCCGAGAAACTTTCGCAAATGGAACTGTACCGCATCGCGGTGTCGTATGCTTCCGATTCCGCGCGCTACCACGGCTTTTTCGACCGGATTCTCGAACTCTATCCGGACGATCCCGCGGCCAATATCAATGCGGCGGCCTCGCTTCTGCAACGGGGCGATGCGGCGGCTGCCGAGCGCTGCCTGGACCATGCGGCCGGGGCGATCGCCGCGCCGGATGCCGCGATGGCCTCGGCGTTCGCCAACAACCGCGGCGCGGCGCTGCTCCTGGAGAACCGGCTCGACGAAGCGGAACCGCTGCTGCGCCGTGCGGCCGACGCCGGACGCGCGGAGGCCCGCCGGAATCTGGAGGAGCTGGAGCGCAAGCGCGGGGACAACGCGCGTCTGGAACGTTATCGGAACATCTCGCAGTAGAATTCCTGCTACTGCCGGTTTTTATTCCCAATTCACTTTTTTGTTTAACTAAAATTTCTCTTTATGAAAATGAAATCTGTTTTGGTTTCGATGCTTGCTCTGGCTGCGGTCTTCAGCAGTTGCAGCAAGGACGGCGAAACTCCCGGACAGGGCGGTCCCGGCGCTATTACGGGCGACACCTATCTGTCCGTTGCGCTGGGCGGCTCCCGTTCCGCCCGGACCTATGCCGCCAATACGGCGGCGGGCTCGGTCGCAGAATCGACCGTCAAATCGGGATATATTCTGACGTTCAACGCCCAGCGGCAGAAACTCGCCGCCACGCCGCTCGATCTGACGAAGGATATCGTGCTGGATCCCGCCAATCAGACGCTGCCCGGACAGCCCTCGGGAAATACGGGCAATATTTCGGCCGGCGAAGCCATCAAGGTGTCCGATGCGACCAAGTACGTGATGATCGTGCTGAATCCCACGCCGGCACTCGAGAAGACGCTGAAGACCGCGACCTCCTTCGCCGAGCTGAAGGACAAGGCGCTTTCGGACATCGCCGACGTCGTGGCGGCCAAGGACGGATTCCCGATGATCAACCAGGGTGTGTTCGACGGGACCAATGCGGACGAAGGGCTCATTGAGTGCTCGGGCAATCTTTTCACCAAGGACAACATGGGTTCCAGCTCCACTCCGCAGGAGGCCGCCAAGGCCAAGCCGGTCTCCGTCGTCGTCGTGCGTCTGGTCGCCAAGGTGGGACTATCTACGCCGATGCAGGAGGTGTCCACCATCTCGAGTCCCAATGCGATCGTGTTGGAAGACGAGGCCGAGAATGCGGCCATCTTCCTGGACGGCTGGCTGCCGAACACGACCAACAAATCCTATCTGCCCTATTCGCCGCTGGTGTACGATGCCCAGAACAATCCCGGAAAGGACCTCTCCATCGCATACCGTCAGGACAACAACTATCCGCTCTCTCCCGCCACCGATTTCGACTGGCTGAAGAATGCCACGCCTCCCTCGGCCTGGAATACGAAGTCCGATCCGGTCTATGTCATCGAAAATACGATGTCCGTGGCCGGACAGAAGGTCATCAATACGACCAAACTCGTGCTGAAAGCCCGGTTCTTCCCCGAGGACTTCAAGGATACGTCCGATGCCTCGAAGTCCGAAACGTGGTTCGTATTCTCTTCGGACAGCGTAGGGACGCATACCGAGTTGATTTCGTACAAGGACATGGCGAATCTGCTGAAAGGCACGGCTTCCGGTTCCATTTCGGCGGATGATGTCAAGATGATTCAGAATTTGATGGGAGAGATCGCGAAAAAGGCCTCTTATGTGAAGACCGGTACACAGGAGGGCGATTACGATGCGCTGTATTCGGACCTGAGCGCTTCCGCTACGCCCAAGAATCCGCTGGACAAGATCGGTTATGTGGCCGCTACGGTCCGCGACATGAGCGATCTTGCCGACTATCCCGGCGCCTACATGCAGATCTATTACAAGGGCATTTGCTACTACGATATTCTCATCAAGCACAATTCGAATATCAAGGATAAACTGGTGGAAGGCAAATGGGGCGTGGTCCGCAACAACTGGTACACGCTGAAGATCGACAAGATCAGCAAGCGCGGCACGCCGTTCATCCCCGATCCCACGGATCCCGATATCGTCGATCCCAGCAATCCGGACGAGAATACGCCCAACGAGGGAACCGACGCTTACCTGAGCGTGACCGTGACGGTCGCCGACTGGACGACCTGGGAGCAGGGCGTGGAGCTCTGACCCTCTTCGGATCAATACGTCTTTTCGATATGTTTATATGAGAAAGGGGCGGCACGGGCCGCGCGGTTTGTGCCGCCCCTTGTTTTTACGGTTTTTTCAAAACGGAGATTACGGATCACCGGCGGCCTCCGGCCTTCGGCGATCGTCTAAAACAGAATTATGTCGTTTCGCTGCATCCAATACCTTCGGCCCCTTTTCGCGGCGCTGATTCCGCTCGCGCTCTTCGGCGCGTGCAGTTTCGGCGATTCGTACGGAGACTGCGGACTCTACCTGCATTTCACCTATGAATACAACATGGCCGCTGCCGATGCTTCCCGTGAGATCGACCGCATTGATCTGCTCGTGTTCGATGCCGACGGAACGTACCTTTTCACCGAGACGGCCGGCCGGGAGGAGCTCGGCCGCACCGATTATACGCTGCCGCTTCACGAGAGACTCTCCCCCGGGACTTACATGTTTCTCGTCTGGGGCGGCCTGTCCGACGACTTCCGTCTGTCGGACGTTCGCAGCGCGACTGCGGACCTGCAACCCGGAAAGACCCGGTTGGAGGATGTCCGTCTGACCCTGACGCGCGTCGCGCAGGGAGTCTGCGATGCGGAACTGCATCCCGTCTGGTACGCCGCACCCCGGACGATCGCCTACGATCCCGGAGCGGGCCGCCGGACGCATACCATAGACCTGATGAAAGACACGAACCGCTTCCGGATTTCGCTGACCGAGGAGGGAACCTCGCGTGCCGACGCCTCGTCGGGCGGCCGGTCTCCCTATACGTTCGAGATCGTTTCGGCCGGGCACGAGGCCTACGACGCGGACAACCGGCCCGTCGGCGCGGACTCCGTGTCGTTCCTGCCGTACCGGATTTCGGGCGACCTGTCCGGCGCGGCAGGCGAACTCAACACGATGCGCCTGCTGGAGGACGTCCCCTGCCGTCTGGTGGTCCGAAGCGTGTACGATCCTGATAACATATTGTGGTCCAGAGACCTGATCGGACTGTTGGAACAAACCCGCCCCTCCGGGATCGCCTTGTTGCAGGAGTACCTCGACAGGCAGGACGAGTGGACGCTGTTCTTCAACTACAAGGGAGATGCGTTTTCGGGAACGTTCGTCGCCCTTTCGGTGACGATCAACGGCTGGACGATCTGGTTTCAGGGTTCCGATCTGTAATGCGAGACTGTTTTGCCTGGATTCCGAATACATAGACCGATGCTGTTGCTCCTGTTGATTCTCCTGTGCGGTTGTTCGCGGCGCTTCGCGCGTTTGCGGCGGAGCGGCGATGCGCGCGTGCAGGTTTCCATGCCTTCCCGGCGCCGGACACCCGAACCGGCCGCCGCGCCGCAGGGGGATACGACGGCCGCCTCCGGACCGATCACCTTCACCACCGAGGACGGCCGCGAACTCCGGCTCGTACCGGCGGCTTACGACGATCGGTTGCAGGAGTCGGTGATGAACCTTCGGATCGAACAGGTGACCATTTCGGTCAATAATATCCGCAATGTGGCCGAACGCAACGGCAAGATCGACCTGGAGTTTTCGGTGACGTTGCCCCGGGAGCTGCTCGACGACCAGTGGCGTGTAGAACTGGAGCCGGTGCTCTGCACGCGACAGGACACCTTTTCACTGCACCGGCTGCTGTTCACGGGCGAACGCTTCCGCCGCTTGCAGCGGCAGGACATGGCGCGTTACGACCGCTACCTGCATTCGATCGTGGACAGCGCGGACTACTTCCGCTGTTTCGCCGACGTCGCCGGATTCGAGTCCTACCTGCATAAGGCGGCGGTCCGGCGTCAGGCCCTGCTGGAGGAGAAGGCGCGGCTCGATGCCGCTGCCGGGAATACCGTCTCCGGGCGGAGCCGGCTCAGCGACCGGCGCGTGTACCGGCGGGGACTCCGCGACCTGCGGCGCCAGGCCGCACGCGAACGGCGCAGCCGGCTCGATTCGGTCGGGGCGCTCGGGCGTGCGGCGCAGGGGCATCCGTCCGATCCGCTCGCGGCCTACCTCGCGCCGCACTACAAGCCCCGGCCGGTGGAGACGCCCGGGTACGTGCGGGCGATCCGTCGCGAGCTTTCGGACAGTTCCGAGGTGCAGCGCAGCCGGATCCGCCGGCGGACGGTGGAGGCCAATATCCGCCTGCTGAGCGACCTGGACACGGCGGCCCTGATGCTCGAATACTACGATCTGCGCAAGATCGAGCGCAACGAGGAGCGTGCCCGGAACAAGGAAGAGGTTTTCCGCCGGGTCGTGCGTTTCCCCGAACTTCCCGGCACGCGGCTCGACACGATCGTGCACGCCGACCGGAGCGTGACCTACCGCTATGCCGAACAGATCGACGCGGGAGAACATACGGACCGGATC from Alistipes dispar carries:
- a CDS encoding RsiV family protein — translated: MKKALLLSAAALLLAVSCNRRPVRPAFGTVSVDTLLGDSGAGCRIEYRFATILNAAESPALQAVEQANIRYFFQTGEQTGSVREAIAAAVREIDTIYTADIRPTQSYEISVEAEGSVQDSLLTYVITRSSYTGGAHGIYETEYHTYSLAKGYEITTADLFTEEQAERLDELILRKLCRQYGARNEEELAAQGFFPEQIGATENFRIAPEGIVFCYNPYDIGCYALGAVEVTVSREELDER
- the hpf gene encoding ribosome hibernation-promoting factor, HPF/YfiA family — protein: MNVQIQSVKFDADKRLVEFVNAKMTKLDRFAERSTGAEVILKLDKDHEKGNKIATITLHMPGEDLVACHQSKAFEESVDEAIDALKRQLEKFKAKTEK
- a CDS encoding tyrosine-type recombinase/integrase, yielding MLPEFIRYLEAERRYSPLTVRNYRRDIERFMAWLDCDDASFDPQSVTTDQVREWIIDRTEQGGIGAASMNREVSSLRTLFRWLLRTGAVTHDVMRPIASLRTPHRLPAFVPESRMKGIVGECERDSGDFAAERDALIVLMLYACGLRLAELVGIDRDDLSDDAMSLRVRGKGDKERMVPVPEPVREKILRYLDLIKRQNICDSGEKALFLTRKGERISRTAVYRTVRRELERNGVQGKKSPHVLRHTFATHLMNGGADMREIQELLGHASLQATQVYTHNSIARLREVYAKAHPREKDGK
- a CDS encoding flavin reductase family protein: MKQNWKPGTVLYPLPAVLVSCGATPEEYNMLTVAWTGTVCTTPPMCYISVRPERHSYAVIRRTGEFVINLTTRSMARATDWCGVRSGRDFDKFRETGLTPVPAERVAAPLIAEAPVSIECRVRQVLPLGTHDMFLAEVVNVQADEAYIDPATGRFCLERAEPIVYSHGEYFALGDALGRFGWSVRRKRRKQGR
- a CDS encoding helix-turn-helix domain-containing protein, which encodes MKNPLLLHDLLYIGEHQTCNHYRADVGSGFIYEELEAGETERLDTVRRNHLLILLEGRCSLDCNQFSGRDFSAGEMILVPRSAAFSGRTLTRVRLLDMAFEKPESGCDRLVLQSYHTLCRQLRYDFRPTEIRYPLTAFFDLLVFCLKNGMSCAHLHEMKHRELFFYLRGFYSKEEIAGLFYPIVSRSFDFRNFVFENYRKVHSLKELIDLSPMSRSTFLRRFKSEFNDTAHDWMLKQTCQRIVGEIACPETTIKDLMAKFGFDSHSSFNRFCKANFHCTPSELIRRYRKDVSCR
- a CDS encoding DUF3575 domain-containing protein, translating into MNRVLLPFLLMLFCGIAEAHAQRLAVKSNLLYDATTTVNLALEAGFSARWSVDLSGNLNPWTFSGNRKVKHWLVQPEIRRWNCEAFNRGFWGVHLLGGQYNAGGFRVPLLPTLRHTRYQGWMVGGGISYGYHWYLGAHWNLEATVGLGYIYTRYDRFECYRCGRVTGRDEHHGYWGPTRIGISVVYLFNHK
- a CDS encoding OmpA family protein, yielding MRKFYLLLVSLFVSLAGGSGTLRAQFRGDIRMTCKRLDVDRDDSLRLEFEFLIRNRAVNTCQSWTFVPELSTADGKHFRYFPRVVINGRNRRRMTDRRNRLTRRFWSEEQPYQTVNVADEEQTLVDYAAAVPYEEWMGGASLKLQEVLASCGGKRQLLTVALGDRIAFPALEPYVPQVSVVYCEPGPESKQRLVKGEAFLDFQVGRSAILPDFRHNGEELGKIRAVIDRIRRDGDGEITDIFIEGYASPDGNAERNAGLSLARAKALKDYLQRAYALPEGIFRVSSVGEDWSGLRQLVEESDLPDRERVLRIIDGPLTPDGKEQALRATGRTWQRLLTDIFPQLRHVDYQVRYDLRDYTFEESLSVAEHAPEKLSQMELYRIAVSYASDSARYHGFFDRILELYPDDPAANINAAASLLQRGDAAAAERCLDHAAGAIAAPDAAMASAFANNRGAALLLENRLDEAEPLLRRAADAGRAEARRNLEELERKRGDNARLERYRNISQ
- a CDS encoding Mfa1 family fimbria major subunit (Members of this family are fimbrial shaft proteins (major subunit proteins), found in the Bacteriodetes. The family is named for Mfa1 from Porphyromonas gingivalis, and is related to but distinct from the family of FimA from the species.); protein product: MKMKSVLVSMLALAAVFSSCSKDGETPGQGGPGAITGDTYLSVALGGSRSARTYAANTAAGSVAESTVKSGYILTFNAQRQKLAATPLDLTKDIVLDPANQTLPGQPSGNTGNISAGEAIKVSDATKYVMIVLNPTPALEKTLKTATSFAELKDKALSDIADVVAAKDGFPMINQGVFDGTNADEGLIECSGNLFTKDNMGSSSTPQEAAKAKPVSVVVVRLVAKVGLSTPMQEVSTISSPNAIVLEDEAENAAIFLDGWLPNTTNKSYLPYSPLVYDAQNNPGKDLSIAYRQDNNYPLSPATDFDWLKNATPPSAWNTKSDPVYVIENTMSVAGQKVINTTKLVLKARFFPEDFKDTSDASKSETWFVFSSDSVGTHTELISYKDMANLLKGTASGSISADDVKMIQNLMGEIAKKASYVKTGTQEGDYDALYSDLSASATPKNPLDKIGYVAATVRDMSDLADYPGAYMQIYYKGICYYDILIKHNSNIKDKLVEGKWGVVRNNWYTLKIDKISKRGTPFIPDPTDPDIVDPSNPDENTPNEGTDAYLSVTVTVADWTTWEQGVEL
- a CDS encoding FimB/Mfa2 family fimbrial subunit, producing MSFRCIQYLRPLFAALIPLALFGACSFGDSYGDCGLYLHFTYEYNMAAADASREIDRIDLLVFDADGTYLFTETAGREELGRTDYTLPLHERLSPGTYMFLVWGGLSDDFRLSDVRSATADLQPGKTRLEDVRLTLTRVAQGVCDAELHPVWYAAPRTIAYDPGAGRRTHTIDLMKDTNRFRISLTEEGTSRADASSGGRSPYTFEIVSAGHEAYDADNRPVGADSVSFLPYRISGDLSGAAGELNTMRLLEDVPCRLVVRSVYDPDNILWSRDLIGLLEQTRPSGIALLQEYLDRQDEWTLFFNYKGDAFSGTFVALSVTINGWTIWFQGSDL